In Bacteroidia bacterium, a genomic segment contains:
- a CDS encoding ATP-binding protein encodes MNDYIPRIAADTILAWGKFFPAIALVGPRQVGKTSLAQKLQAFISKPSIYLDLENPADLVKLDQPSLFLDPYADYTVILDEVQKAPHLFPVLRGIIDRDRKPGRFILLGSASPELIRDSSETLAGRIAFYELTPFLWKELASYKDINRHWLRGGFPESFLAPSDDLSRIWRQQFIQTYLERDLPQLGLPASPELSYRLWRICAHASGGILNMEKMASSLGIHATSVKRYLDFFESAYLIRRLPPYFTNLKKRLVKSPKIYIRDTGLLHQLLGINNFFDLSGHPMLGASWESYIVEQIAGIIPDWAGMYYYRTHSGAEADIVITRGDQPEILIEIKYSSTPKLSKGFFITRDDLKTSKHFIISPVNLPFSLEGGVRVLGLDNLDEIFTSSIT; translated from the coding sequence ATGAATGATTATATTCCACGTATTGCTGCAGATACAATTTTAGCCTGGGGAAAATTTTTCCCGGCAATAGCTCTCGTAGGGCCCCGTCAGGTAGGAAAAACTTCTCTTGCTCAGAAACTACAGGCATTTATTTCTAAACCATCTATTTACCTTGACCTTGAAAATCCTGCTGATCTTGTCAAGCTGGATCAACCTTCTTTATTCCTTGATCCTTATGCAGATTATACAGTTATATTGGATGAAGTACAAAAGGCCCCCCACCTTTTTCCTGTATTAAGAGGAATTATCGACAGAGACCGGAAACCAGGGCGATTTATTCTGTTGGGGTCTGCGTCTCCTGAGCTAATCCGGGACAGTTCTGAAACCCTTGCTGGCAGAATAGCTTTCTATGAACTGACCCCTTTTTTATGGAAAGAACTTGCCAGCTACAAAGATATAAACCGGCACTGGTTGAGAGGTGGTTTTCCAGAATCTTTTCTTGCGCCTTCTGATGATCTTTCCAGAATTTGGCGGCAACAATTTATCCAGACCTATCTGGAGCGTGATCTGCCTCAACTGGGCCTTCCTGCCAGTCCGGAGCTAAGTTATCGCCTGTGGCGCATTTGTGCTCATGCTTCCGGGGGTATATTGAATATGGAGAAGATGGCGTCGTCTTTAGGCATACATGCCACATCGGTAAAACGGTATCTGGATTTTTTCGAATCAGCGTATCTTATCCGCAGGTTACCCCCATATTTTACCAATCTCAAAAAACGTTTGGTTAAATCTCCTAAAATTTACATCCGCGATACGGGTTTACTCCATCAATTGCTGGGGATTAATAATTTTTTTGATTTAAGCGGGCACCCGATGTTAGGGGCTTCCTGGGAGTCTTATATTGTCGAGCAAATTGCCGGAATAATTCCTGATTGGGCTGGTATGTATTATTACCGGACACATAGTGGGGCGGAAGCAGATATAGTTATTACCCGAGGTGATCAACCTGAGATTCTGATTGAAATAAAATATTCCTCTACCCCAAAACTCAGTAAGGGATTTTTTATCACCCGAGACGACTTGAAAACATCCAAACACTTTATCATCAGTCCCGTCAATCTCCCTTTTTCACTTGAGGGAGGCGTACGTGTGCTGGGATTGGATAACCTGGATGAAATTTTCACTTCATCCATTACTTAG
- a CDS encoding DUF1593 domain-containing protein, with translation MKPTAFFQIFFFIFCFFGIVSQPESVSAQATKPRILITTDIGGDPDDTQSLIRYLLYANEFETEGIIASASGTIGELDSAIVQPQLIMNLIDAYGKVYENLRLHDPSYPLPASLSTVVKAGNPHRGWENVGEGHDTDGSEWIIQAVDRKDQRPLNICIWGGQTDVAQALWKVKNTRSANAYKKFAAKIRIYDINDQDHIFSLMREQFPELFYILSKAQPGEDKREGGYRGIYLGGDESYTSREWIYEHVITDHGELGALYPDKTWTAPNPHGTMKEGDTPSWFYFLDNGLNDPAHPEYGGWGGRFEKNAEGYYECTKDSVESAPSARTAVWRWRPDFQKDFAARMDRCIYPFAETNHNPEVIVNGVSGNAPIIIRAGKKETILIEASESFDIDKNSLSFDWYFYHDCSRGYETAILRARGNIAEVSLPSSGTDYEIHLIVKVTDNGSPALSAYRRIIIRP, from the coding sequence ATGAAACCAACCGCTTTCTTCCAGATATTTTTTTTTATTTTCTGTTTTTTCGGGATTGTTTCTCAGCCTGAATCAGTTTCTGCCCAGGCAACAAAACCCCGTATCCTCATTACCACTGATATCGGCGGTGATCCGGACGATACGCAGTCGCTGATCCGTTACCTGCTTTATGCCAATGAATTTGAGACCGAAGGAATCATCGCCTCCGCATCAGGCACAATTGGGGAACTTGACAGCGCCATCGTTCAGCCCCAGCTGATTATGAATCTTATCGATGCTTATGGAAAAGTATATGAGAACCTTCGTCTTCACGATCCCTCCTATCCTTTGCCAGCTTCTCTTTCCACTGTCGTGAAGGCTGGAAATCCACACAGGGGCTGGGAAAATGTAGGGGAAGGGCATGATACAGATGGCTCCGAATGGATCATACAGGCCGTTGACCGGAAAGACCAACGTCCGTTGAATATCTGCATCTGGGGCGGGCAAACCGACGTGGCACAGGCGCTCTGGAAAGTGAAAAATACCCGTTCTGCGAATGCTTATAAAAAATTTGCCGCCAAAATCCGCATCTATGACATCAACGATCAGGACCATATCTTTTCGCTGATGCGTGAGCAATTTCCCGAACTCTTTTATATACTCAGCAAAGCACAGCCCGGAGAAGACAAACGCGAAGGCGGTTACCGGGGCATTTATCTCGGCGGAGACGAATCTTATACTTCCAGAGAATGGATTTACGAACATGTCATCACAGACCATGGAGAACTCGGCGCACTTTATCCCGACAAAACCTGGACAGCACCCAATCCTCATGGAACGATGAAAGAAGGCGATACCCCTTCCTGGTTTTATTTTCTGGACAACGGACTCAACGACCCGGCCCACCCGGAATACGGCGGTTGGGGAGGTCGGTTTGAGAAAAATGCTGAGGGCTATTATGAATGCACAAAAGACTCTGTAGAATCGGCACCTTCTGCGCGCACAGCCGTATGGCGCTGGCGACCTGATTTTCAAAAAGACTTTGCGGCTCGTATGGATCGATGTATTTATCCATTTGCCGAAACCAATCATAATCCGGAGGTAATCGTAAATGGTGTCTCAGGAAATGCCCCCATAATCATTCGTGCCGGCAAAAAAGAAACGATTCTGATCGAGGCATCAGAATCGTTTGATATAGATAAAAACAGCCTTTCGTTTGACTGGTATTTTTATCATGATTGTAGTCGCGGTTATGAAACAGCCATACTCCGTGCCAGGGGGAATATTGCCGAGGTTTCCTTACCGTCTTCTGGTA